In Fusobacterium perfoetens, the sequence GATTTCTGTAAGCTTGTACTTGTTGAACTTGGAGGAATAGAAAATCTTCTAATGATAGATTCATGTATAACAAGACTTAGACTTGAAACAGCAGATATTAAAAAAATAAATGTAGAAAGACTTGAGGCACTTGGATCAGAAGGTGTTATAAAAGTAGGGGAAAACAGAGTGCAGATAATATTTGGAGAAAAGGCAGCTCTGCTTGAAAAATACTACAATAAAATGAAAAGAGATATAGAA encodes:
- a CDS encoding PTS transporter subunit EIIB is translated as MKNTEKKGRLSSLFKSFTDRLNGKEAPKRIDTSKMSDEDFCKLVLVELGGIENLLMIDSCITRLRLETADIKKINVERLEALGSEGVIKVGENRVQIIFGEKAALLEKYYNKMKRDIEEKLHNHKK